A single Eremothecium sinecaudum strain ATCC 58844 chromosome VIII, complete sequence DNA region contains:
- the SYS1 gene encoding Sys1p (Syntenic homolog of Ashbya gossypii AAL163W; Syntenic homolog of Saccharomyces cerevisiae YJL004C (SYS1)), whose translation MVWIRRYMRIPQELKPSEIFKQNSLSPSKIFMQIFLLQVFYYLTAYTLFYSWATLCGYDFKASEWLFSWELIDFSNSFGISLVGLWLLDSLICVIFLTVIVGRSKLAWDFAVTIHAINLVVVWFHTKQFPSFSWFLLQLASSLILVFLGTWTTRWRELRDTFFEGLVDDESFNGNRAESSITNSDQQREQFPLKDLEAQK comes from the coding sequence ATGGTTTGGATTAGGCGATACATGAGGATTCCACAGGAGTTGAAACCTTCGGAGATTTTTAAACAAAATTCATTGTCCCCAAGTAAAATATTCATGCAGATATTTCTACTACAGGTGTTCTATTATCTGACTGCATATACCCTTTTTTATTCTTGGGCAACACTATGCGGATATGATTTTAAGGCATCAGAATGGTTATTTTCATGGGAGCTAATTGACTTTTCGAACTCATTTGGTATATCTTTAGTTGGGTTATGGTTACTTGATTCCTTAATATGCGTTATTTTCCTTACTGTTATAGTTGGTAGAAGCAAGCTAGCGTGGGACTTCGCGGTTACTATACATGCAATTAACTTAGTGGTCGTTTGGTTCCACACGAAACAGTTTCCGTCCTTTTCCTGGTTTTTACTGCAGCTTGCCTCAAGTCTCATATTAGTGTTTTTAGGGACCTGGACCACCAGATGGAGAGAGCTTAGGGACACATTCTTCGAGGGTTTAGTGGACGACGAATCATTCAATGGAAATAGAGCGGAGTCATCGATCACCAATAGCGATCAACAGCGAGAACAGTTTCCGTTAAAGGACTTGGAAGCGCAAAAGTAA